The Acidimicrobiales bacterium genome includes the window GGGTGCACGAGACCCTCGGCCTCAGCAGGGACGACGCCTCCAAGCGGGCGATCGAGCTCCTCGACCTGGTGGGCATCCCCTTCGCCGCCGAGCGGGCGCACGACTACCCCCACCAGCTCTCGGGGGGGATGCGCCAACGGGTGATGATGGCGATCGCGATCTCGGGCAAGCCGAAGGTGCTCATCGCCGACGAGCCGACGACGGCGCTCGACGTCACCACGCAGGCCCAGATCATGGAGCTCTTGCAGGGCCTGCAGCGCGAGTTCGACATGGGCCTGTTGCTGATCACCCACGACATGGGCCTCGCCTTCAGCTACGGGGACGAGATCGGCGTGATGTACGCCGGCCGCATCGTCGAGCGGGCCGCCGCCCAGACGCTCCGCCGGCGGGTGCGGATGCCCTACACGCGGGGGCTCCTCGACTCGGTCCCGCGCATCACCGACACGCCGCACAGCGTGTTCCCCGCCCTCTCCGGGCGACCGCCGGACGCGAGCCACCTCCCCGCGGGCTGTCCCTTCGCGCCGCGCTGCCGCTACGCGCAGGACCGCTGCCGAGAGGCCGAGCCGCCGCTCG containing:
- a CDS encoding ABC transporter ATP-binding protein, whose protein sequence is MNQVRTPEIEVPSHLLPDAEASGGERLIEVRDLHVTFRQKAGDVHAVRGVSFELTRGKTFVLVGESGSGKSVTARSILGLVPSNSFSSSGSIRFDGEELLGRSEKEWRAIRGRGIGIVFQDPTRSLNPTIRVGAQIAEGVHETLGLSRDDASKRAIELLDLVGIPFAAERAHDYPHQLSGGMRQRVMMAIAISGKPKVLIADEPTTALDVTTQAQIMELLQGLQREFDMGLLLITHDMGLAFSYGDEIGVMYAGRIVERAAAQTLRRRVRMPYTRGLLDSVPRITDTPHSVFPALSGRPPDASHLPAGCPFAPRCRYAQDRCREAEPPLAGDEPGQEYACWFPL